In Actinomycetota bacterium, a genomic segment contains:
- a CDS encoding 50S ribosomal protein L10 → MARPEKEAVVREIKEKLRSAKSVILTDYRGLDFEQISELRKSLRQQSVEYKIYKNTLARIAVRELELTELEPFLIGPTAMALSFDDPVAPAKTLVDFAKKSKILELKGAVVEGAVIGPDRVKVLAELPSRDTLIAMFMGGLQSPLYALAGSLNAITRGLAVALDQVAQQKSA, encoded by the coding sequence ATGGCACGACCTGAAAAAGAAGCCGTTGTGCGGGAGATAAAAGAGAAACTGCGGAGCGCGAAGTCCGTTATCCTCACCGATTACCGCGGCCTCGACTTCGAGCAGATATCGGAGTTGCGCAAGAGCTTGCGGCAGCAATCGGTGGAGTACAAGATCTACAAGAACACGCTCGCGAGAATCGCGGTGCGCGAACTCGAGCTTACCGAGCTTGAGCCGTTCCTTATCGGACCGACGGCGATGGCGCTCAGCTTCGACGACCCGGTAGCGCCGGCCAAGACGCTCGTCGATTTCGCCAAGAAGTCGAAGATTCTTGAGTTGAAAGGCGCGGTAGTCGAGGGCGCGGTAATCGGCCCGGATAGAGTTAAAGTCCTGGCTGAGTTACCGTCCAGAGATACGCTTATCGCCATGTTCATGGGCGGCCTGCAAAGTCCGCTTTACGCCTTGGCCGGCAGCCTCAATGCAATCACACGCGGCCTGGCGGTTGCGCTCGATCAAGTTGCGCAACAGAAAAGCGCGTAA
- the rplK gene encoding 50S ribosomal protein L11, whose amino-acid sequence MAKKMLAKVKLQIPAGQANPAPPVGPALGQHGVNIMEFCKAFNAQTADKPGQIIPVEITVFEDRSFTFITKTPPASFLIKQAAGVDKGSAEPHKVKVAKLSQDQVRQIAETKMQDLNANDVDAAMKIIAGTARSMGIEVAG is encoded by the coding sequence GTGGCTAAGAAGATGCTCGCCAAGGTCAAACTGCAGATTCCCGCGGGTCAGGCCAATCCGGCTCCACCGGTAGGTCCGGCGCTAGGACAGCACGGCGTAAATATTATGGAGTTCTGCAAAGCGTTCAACGCGCAGACCGCGGACAAGCCCGGGCAGATAATCCCGGTCGAGATCACGGTCTTCGAAGACCGTTCGTTCACCTTTATAACGAAGACGCCGCCTGCGTCGTTTTTGATAAAGCAGGCCGCCGGTGTCGATAAGGGTTCCGCCGAGCCGCACAAGGTCAAGGTCGCCAAATTGTCCCAAGACCAGGTTCGCCAAATCGCGGAGACCAAGATGCAAGACCTTAACGCGAACGACGTGGACGCGGCGATGAAGATAATCGCGGGAACCGCCCGGAGCATGGGCATAGAAGTAGCCGGGTAG
- the rplL gene encoding 50S ribosomal protein L7/L12, whose protein sequence is MSNEDMLEAIKSMTVLELSDLVKAIEETFGVTAAAPVAVAAAPGAVAAVEEEQTAFDVILSSAGDKKIQVIKEVRAITALGLKEAKELVDGAPNAVKEGVTKEEADKLKAQLEEAGAVVEIK, encoded by the coding sequence ATTTCGAATGAAGATATGCTCGAAGCTATAAAGTCGATGACCGTACTTGAACTTAGCGACTTGGTCAAGGCTATCGAGGAGACCTTTGGTGTTACCGCCGCCGCGCCGGTAGCCGTAGCGGCAGCCCCCGGCGCCGTAGCGGCGGTAGAGGAAGAGCAGACCGCTTTCGATGTCATTCTCTCGAGCGCGGGCGACAAGAAGATTCAGGTCATCAAAGAAGTCAGGGCAATCACGGCTCTCGGCCTGAAAGAGGCGAAAGAGCTGGTCGACGGAGCGCCGAACGCAGTCAAAGAGGGCGTAACAAAAGAAGAAGCCGACAAGCTCAAAGCTCAGCTCGAGGAAGCCGGAGCGGTCGTCGAAATCAAGTAA
- the rplA gene encoding 50S ribosomal protein L1: protein MKRSKKYNAAVAKIEQDRIYSPLEAVRLLRELVDTKFDQTVETHIRLGVDPRKADQQVRGTVGLPHGTGRTVRVAVFAQGEKAREAEAAGADVVGAQDLAEKVEKGWFEFDVAIATPDMMSAVGKLGKLLGPRGLMPNPKAGTVTFDVAKAVKDVKAGKVEYRVDKFGIVHSVIGKASFGVEQLIENYQALLEEIVRAKPAAAKGKYIKSITFAGTMTPGIKVDTMKTRDLMEEEVTTA, encoded by the coding sequence ATGAAGAGAAGCAAGAAGTACAACGCAGCAGTGGCCAAAATCGAGCAAGACCGGATTTACTCTCCGCTAGAGGCCGTCAGGTTGCTCCGGGAACTCGTCGACACCAAGTTCGACCAGACGGTCGAGACTCATATCAGGCTCGGCGTCGACCCGAGAAAAGCCGACCAGCAGGTGCGAGGCACCGTAGGGTTGCCGCACGGAACCGGTAGGACCGTTCGTGTCGCCGTCTTCGCCCAGGGCGAGAAGGCAAGAGAGGCCGAAGCCGCAGGCGCGGATGTCGTCGGCGCGCAAGACCTCGCCGAGAAGGTCGAAAAAGGCTGGTTCGAGTTTGATGTAGCGATTGCCACACCGGATATGATGTCGGCCGTCGGCAAGCTCGGTAAGCTTCTAGGTCCCCGAGGCTTGATGCCGAACCCGAAAGCCGGCACGGTCACCTTCGATGTCGCAAAAGCGGTTAAGGACGTCAAGGCCGGCAAGGTAGAGTACAGGGTCGACAAGTTCGGCATCGTCCACTCGGTAATCGGAAAAGCCTCGTTCGGGGTGGAACAGCTAATCGAAAACTATCAAGCATTGCTTGAGGAGATAGTAAGGGCCAAACCGGCCGCGGCGAAAGGGAAGTATATCAAGAGCATCACCTTTGCCGGTACTATGACGCCGGGCATCAAGGTCGATACGATGAAGACTCGCGACCTGATGGAAGAAGAAGTGACGACTGCGTAG